The Populus alba chromosome 13, ASM523922v2, whole genome shotgun sequence genome contains the following window.
CTCATTTTCATCGGAATTTTCGTTATCACCTCAAGCATTGGAAGATGCAATTGAAAATGATATCAAAGCTGGATTTGTGCCGTTATTTTTATGTGCTACTGTAGGCACTACAGCATGTGGAGCTGTTGATCCTGTTATGGATCTGGGGAAAATTGCCAGGAAATATAATCTATGGTTCCACATTGATGCAGCTTACGCAGGTAGTGCATGCATATGCCCTGAATTCAGGCATTACCTGGATGGAGTAGAACTTGCAGACTCGTTGAGCATGAATCCACATAAATGGTTACTCACTAACATGGATTGTTGCTGCTTGTGGGTTAAGCAGCCTCGTTTGTTAACCGAGTCACTGTCCAGTGATCCCGAATACTTGAGGAACAATGCCAGTGAATCAAATGACGTAGTGGACTACAAAGATTGGCAAATTGCATTGAGTAGGCGATTCAGAGCTCTGAAGCTTTGGATTGTGATTCGCAGGCATGGATTAGCAAACCTTATGTACCATATTCGTAGCGATGTGAACTTGGCTAAGCGGTTTGAGTCACTGGTGGCTAAAGACAGTAGGTTTGAGGTGGTGGTGCGAAGGAGGTTTTCTTTGGTTTGTTTTAGGCTGAAGCACAACGATGAATGCCAAGGCTTGGAATTGAACCGTAAGCTTCTAGCTGCGGTGAATGAAAGTGGTCGTGCATTCATGACTCACGCGGTGGTTGGTGGCTTGTTTATCATACGCTGTGCGATCGGATCAACCTTGACTGAAGAACGACATGTAGATGATTTGTGGAAGTTGATTCAAGGAAAGGCAGCAGGTCTTGTCAAAGAAACAGGTGCTATTGGAGAATGAATGAATGATGCAGAACATGTTATCtctaataaaactataaaaataatattgtaattgTCCGTGGTTTGATCTCAGCAAGAAGATTATGTTTTAGTTCGTAATTGtgtagaaacacaaattttttaccaatcaaatttcaccatgtgttattttattctttaaaaggaaggataaaataaaattaaaataaatgacatggaaaataaatgagtcttcatatattttttggccaatgaaaagttgacacttgagatgagatattcaaaatatcttgttataattacaaaatcacatcagatatcttgtcataaatgCAAGATCCCGTCAATAAAtatcaaccaataaaattatgtcaTGTGACATTGGAAAAGGACCTGAGAGCCCCTAGAGATCTCTATAAATAAAGGACCTCAACCTAAAGGAAGGAGATTGGATTCCtggagatacaaattttcttcaagacaaGCTTTTCAAGCAAGaaagctctctttctctctctctctcttcaagcaaggaagTCTCTCTCAAAAAGTTCTCAAGCCTCCTTCATCTACGCTTGAAGTCTACAAAGAACGAAACTCTGTTGTATTAAGCCAAAATGCCCCATAAGAGTTCTTCAGCAACTgtttgaagacaaatcaaggtactcttcaaagcatcaaatcacaacatctCGCTTCGCAATACATGCTCAAATTCGCgttcttgcaaagcacaaatcttggcttgattactcaaa
Protein-coding sequences here:
- the LOC118036529 gene encoding tyrosine decarboxylase 1; translated protein: MGSLSTNTFSPLDPNGFTNDSKMVIDFIADYYKNIEKNPVQSQVKPGYLFNQLPDTAPYCQESLEDVLKDVTDSIIPGLTHWQSPNFFAYFQANASTAGFVGEMLCTGLNVVGFNWIASPAATELESIVMDWMGKMLKLPSTFLFSGNGGGVLHGSTCEAIVCTLVAARDETLRMIGAENITKLVVYASDQTHSTLLKGVKLVGIPSSNFRCLSTSFSSEFSLSPQALEDAIENDIKAGFVPLFLCATVGTTACGAVDPVMDLGKIARKYNLWFHIDAAYAGSACICPEFRHYLDGVELADSLSMNPHKWLLTNMDCCCLWVKQPRLLTESLSSDPEYLRNNASESNDVVDYKDWQIALSRRFRALKLWIVIRRHGLANLMYHIRSDVNLAKRFESLVAKDSRFEVVVRRRFSLVCFRLKHNDECQGLELNRKLLAAVNESGRAFMTHAVVGGLFIIRCAIGSTLTEERHVDDLWKLIQGKAAGLVKETGAIGE